The following are from one region of the Salmo salar chromosome ssa27, Ssal_v3.1, whole genome shotgun sequence genome:
- the tmem65 gene encoding transmembrane protein 65, whose product MFKLCLQIALRPTISTRTVLESVTVRKVLKVSNLQSCWMGTLGRNEPREPLNSPKRAKEFIYSLHPKERTCLLKELQSFESIAIAQGKITDIARKFLSHFIIIDIPSLTPSAGRVILCFLFL is encoded by the coding sequence ATGTTCAAGCTTTGTCTTCAGATAGCTCTACGACCCACCATCTCAACAAGAACAGTGCTGGAAAGTGTCACGGTCAGAAAGGTTTTGAAGGTGTCCAACTTGCAAAGTTGTTGGATGGGAACGCTCGGACGCAACGAGCCGCGGGAACCCCTAAACTCTCCGAAAAGAGCGAAAGAATTCATCTACAGCCTTCACCCCAAAGAAAGAACATGTTTGCTGAAAGAACTGCAGAGCTTTGAATCCATAGCTATAGCTCAAGGTAAGATAACAGATATTGCAAGAAAGTTCCTCTCCCATTTTATAATTATTGacattccttccctcactccctctgcaGGCAGGGTGATTTTGTGTTTCCTATTCTTATAG